One Paraburkholderia kururiensis DNA window includes the following coding sequences:
- a CDS encoding PLP-dependent aminotransferase family protein, protein MIDLQLERGRRTAPTLVDQVVQGFAAAIEAQNLRAGALLPSVRQLAQTHSLSTFTVTEAYNRLVSMGLVVARRGSGYRVAPRAQAVRPSPAGWQPPSLTATWLLSDVFADHSVPIKAGCGWIPAEWINEGGLRHALRAMTRVPAVRLGDYGHPYGFAPLRERVAEQLDRHGLPAEVSNVLLTHGATQALDLVVRTLLRPGDAVVVEDPGYCNFLQILKLAGLAVHGVPRTPAGIDADALERVVAEHAPKALFVNTTLQNPTGATFTMANAFRVLQIVERQQMWVIEDDVSRELAPAGAPIFAAMEGLQRVLYVGGFSKTVTPALRCGYVVAERDVLRELARTKMAVGLTSSEAIERIVDKVLVEGRYARHVESVNERLKAAHAIVEERLDALGLEVFHRPRAGLFVWARLPIEPERAAQVATDALRAGIWLAPGSYFRPDDAACPWFRFNVPYSTDDALWKFIASVR, encoded by the coding sequence ATGATCGACCTTCAACTGGAGCGCGGCCGCCGCACGGCGCCCACGCTCGTGGACCAGGTGGTGCAAGGCTTTGCCGCCGCCATCGAGGCGCAGAACCTGCGCGCGGGCGCGCTGCTGCCTTCGGTGCGCCAACTTGCGCAGACGCATTCGCTTTCCACTTTCACCGTGACCGAGGCCTACAACCGGCTCGTGTCCATGGGTCTCGTCGTCGCGCGGCGCGGCTCGGGCTACCGCGTGGCGCCGCGCGCGCAGGCGGTGCGCCCCAGCCCGGCCGGCTGGCAACCGCCCAGTCTCACGGCGACGTGGCTGCTGTCGGACGTGTTTGCCGATCACTCCGTGCCGATCAAGGCCGGCTGCGGCTGGATACCGGCCGAGTGGATCAACGAAGGCGGCTTGCGGCACGCGCTGCGCGCCATGACACGCGTGCCGGCCGTGCGCCTCGGCGACTACGGGCACCCGTACGGTTTCGCGCCGCTGCGCGAGCGCGTGGCCGAGCAACTGGATCGCCACGGCCTGCCCGCCGAAGTCTCGAACGTGCTGCTCACGCACGGCGCCACGCAGGCGCTCGACCTCGTCGTGCGCACGCTGCTGCGTCCGGGCGATGCGGTGGTGGTCGAAGATCCGGGCTACTGCAATTTCCTGCAGATCCTGAAACTGGCCGGTCTCGCCGTGCACGGCGTGCCGCGCACGCCGGCCGGCATCGACGCCGACGCGCTGGAGCGCGTGGTGGCCGAGCACGCGCCCAAGGCGCTCTTCGTCAACACGACGCTGCAGAATCCGACCGGCGCCACCTTCACCATGGCCAACGCGTTCCGCGTGCTGCAGATCGTGGAGCGTCAGCAGATGTGGGTGATCGAAGACGACGTGAGCCGTGAACTGGCGCCCGCGGGCGCGCCCATCTTCGCCGCGATGGAGGGCCTGCAGCGCGTGCTCTACGTGGGCGGTTTTTCGAAGACCGTCACGCCCGCGCTGCGCTGCGGCTACGTGGTGGCCGAGCGCGACGTGCTGCGCGAACTGGCGCGCACGAAGATGGCGGTGGGGCTGACGTCGTCGGAGGCGATCGAGCGCATTGTCGACAAGGTGCTTGTGGAAGGGCGGTACGCGCGGCACGTCGAAAGCGTCAACGAACGGCTGAAGGCCGCGCACGCCATCGTGGAAGAGCGCCTCGACGCGCTCGGGCTCGAGGTGTTCCACCGGCCGCGCGCGGGGCTCTTCGTGTGGGCGCGGCTGCCCATCGAACCCGAGCGCGCTGCCCAGGTGGCCACCGATGCATTGCGCGCCGGCATCTGGCTTGCGCCCGGTTCCTACTTTCGTCCCGACGACGCCGCGTGCCCGTGGTTCCGCTTCAACGTGCCGTATTCCACCGACGACGCGCTGTGGAAGTTCATCGCGTCGGTGCGGTGA
- a CDS encoding aspartate aminotransferase family protein, giving the protein MTSRPVIDDLASFWMPFTANRQFKAAPRLLESAKGMYYRTTDGRQVLDGSAGLWCVNAGHGREEIIAAITQQLNTLDYAPTFQMGHPLAFEAASKVAELMPAGIDRIFFTNSGSESVDTALKIALAYHRARGEGQRTRLIGRERGYHGVGFGGISVGGISPNRKTFSGQLLPAVDHLPHTHNLEHNAFSKGQPAWGAHLADELERIVALHDASTIAAVIVEPMAGSTGVLIPPQGYLQRLREICTKYGILLIFDEVITGFGRLGKATASEFFGVTPDLITLAKAINNAAIPMGAVAASRAIHDTVVNSGAPGAIELFHGYTYSAHPAAAAAAVATLDLYRREDLFARAHALAPKFEAAAHSLRDAKHVKDIRNLGLVAGVELESRDGAPGARAYQAFLKCLEAGVLIRFTGDILAFSPPLIVSEEQIDTIFGTVREALASVD; this is encoded by the coding sequence ATGACTTCGCGCCCTGTCATCGACGATCTGGCGTCTTTCTGGATGCCCTTCACCGCCAATCGCCAGTTCAAGGCCGCGCCGCGCCTGCTGGAGTCGGCCAAAGGCATGTACTACCGCACCACCGACGGCCGCCAGGTGCTGGACGGCAGCGCAGGCCTGTGGTGCGTGAACGCGGGGCACGGCCGCGAAGAGATCATTGCCGCCATCACGCAGCAGTTGAACACGCTCGACTACGCGCCGACGTTCCAGATGGGCCACCCGCTCGCCTTCGAAGCGGCGAGCAAGGTGGCGGAGCTGATGCCGGCCGGGATCGACCGCATCTTCTTCACGAATTCGGGTTCGGAATCGGTGGATACGGCGCTGAAGATCGCACTGGCGTACCACCGCGCGCGCGGCGAAGGCCAGCGCACGCGGCTGATCGGCCGCGAGCGCGGCTACCACGGCGTGGGCTTCGGCGGCATTTCGGTGGGCGGCATCTCGCCGAACCGCAAGACGTTCTCAGGCCAGCTGCTGCCGGCCGTCGACCACCTGCCGCACACGCACAACCTCGAACACAACGCGTTCTCGAAGGGCCAGCCGGCGTGGGGCGCCCATCTGGCGGACGAACTGGAGCGCATCGTCGCGCTGCACGATGCGTCGACCATCGCCGCGGTGATCGTGGAGCCGATGGCGGGGTCCACCGGCGTGCTGATTCCGCCGCAGGGCTATCTGCAGCGGCTGCGCGAGATCTGCACGAAGTACGGCATCCTGCTGATCTTCGACGAAGTCATTACGGGTTTCGGCCGGCTCGGCAAGGCCACGGCGAGCGAGTTCTTCGGCGTGACGCCGGACCTCATCACGCTCGCCAAGGCGATCAACAACGCGGCCATTCCGATGGGCGCAGTCGCCGCGAGCCGCGCCATCCACGATACGGTGGTGAATAGCGGCGCGCCGGGCGCCATCGAGCTGTTCCACGGCTACACCTACTCCGCGCACCCTGCGGCTGCCGCAGCGGCCGTGGCCACGCTCGATCTGTATCGGCGCGAAGACCTCTTCGCGCGGGCCCATGCGCTCGCGCCGAAGTTCGAAGCCGCCGCCCACAGCCTGCGCGATGCGAAGCACGTGAAGGACATCCGCAATCTCGGGCTCGTGGCGGGCGTCGAGCTCGAATCGCGCGACGGCGCGCCGGGCGCGCGGGCGTATCAGGCGTTCCTCAAGTGCCTCGAGGCGGGCGTGCTGATCCGCTTCACGGGCGACATCCTCGCCTTCTCCCCGCCGCTGATCGTGAGCGAGGAACAGATCGACACGATCTTCGGCACCGTGCGCGAAGCGCTGGCCAGCGTGGATTGA
- a CDS encoding DUF6496 domain-containing protein has protein sequence MPEKKTMERARSAKRAGKAPSTQAGAFVNEEIDHVREGKHGVKSAKQAVAIGLSKARRAGVDMKPPARGKTSTATRKKAEKDYEAGHKPASKRAKSASTESKTKRSRTTTAVLKRESGEGASHRAMSKQSHSAASRRSASSRSAAAKKAARTKGAAGRSAAAKKAAHTRAARAHH, from the coding sequence ATGCCTGAAAAGAAAACCATGGAACGAGCCCGCAGCGCGAAGCGCGCGGGCAAGGCGCCCAGCACCCAGGCAGGGGCGTTCGTGAACGAAGAGATCGACCACGTGCGCGAAGGCAAGCACGGTGTGAAGTCGGCGAAGCAGGCCGTCGCGATCGGACTTTCGAAGGCGCGGCGCGCCGGCGTGGATATGAAGCCGCCTGCCCGCGGCAAGACCAGCACGGCCACGCGCAAGAAGGCGGAGAAGGACTACGAGGCCGGCCACAAGCCCGCGTCGAAGCGGGCAAAGAGCGCCAGCACCGAGTCGAAGACGAAGCGTTCGCGCACCACGACGGCCGTGCTCAAACGCGAGAGCGGCGAGGGCGCCTCGCATCGCGCGATGTCGAAACAGTCGCACTCGGCGGCGAGCCGTCGTTCGGCGTCGAGCCGCTCGGCCGCCGCTAAGAAGGCAGCGCGCACGAAGGGTGCCGCCGGGCGTTCCGCAGCCGCAAAAAAGGCGGCTCATACGCGAGCCGCCCGGGCACATCACTGA
- the pcaC gene encoding 4-carboxymuconolactone decarboxylase gives MTDDERYEAGMGVRRAVLGDAHVDRSLANRTELTEEFQNFITRYAWGEIWTRDGLPRHTRSLLTIAMMVALNRGEELALHLRAAKNNGVTRDEIKEVLLQTAIYCGVPAANSAFHLADRIFREEDEAKS, from the coding sequence ATGACCGACGACGAACGCTATGAGGCCGGCATGGGCGTGCGGCGGGCGGTGCTGGGCGACGCGCACGTCGACCGGTCGCTCGCGAATCGCACGGAATTGACCGAGGAATTCCAGAACTTCATCACGCGCTATGCGTGGGGCGAGATCTGGACGCGCGACGGCTTGCCGCGCCACACGCGCAGCCTGCTCACCATCGCGATGATGGTGGCGCTCAACCGGGGCGAAGAACTCGCGCTGCATCTGCGCGCCGCGAAGAACAACGGCGTGACGCGCGACGAGATCAAGGAAGTGCTGCTGCAGACCGCGATCTATTGCGGCGTGCCGGCGGCCAATTCCGCGTTCCACCTCGCGGACCGCATCTTCCGCGAAGAGGACGAAGCGAAGTCCTGA
- the pcaD gene encoding 3-oxoadipate enol-lactonase, giving the protein MPYATVNGTRLHYRVDGERSDAPWLVLSNSLGSDLSMWTPQVAAFAKHFRVLRYDTRGHGHSDVPPGSYTIEQLTGDVVDLMDALDIEKAHFCGVSMGGLTGVGLAARHSARVGRIVLCNTAAKIGSPEVWGPRAQRARSEGMAALADAVLARWFTPAFVAREPLVFAFIRDVFVHTDNEGYASNCDALNATDLRGETSAIRTPALVISGTHDLAATPAQGRELAASIAGARYVELDASHISNIEQADAYTKTVLDFLTEQA; this is encoded by the coding sequence ATGCCGTACGCCACCGTAAATGGCACGAGGCTGCACTACCGCGTGGACGGCGAGCGCAGCGACGCACCCTGGCTCGTGCTGTCGAACTCGTTGGGCAGCGACCTTTCCATGTGGACGCCGCAGGTCGCCGCTTTCGCGAAGCACTTCCGCGTGCTGCGCTACGACACGCGCGGCCACGGCCATTCCGACGTGCCGCCGGGCTCGTACACCATCGAGCAGTTGACGGGCGACGTGGTGGACCTCATGGACGCGCTCGACATCGAGAAGGCGCATTTCTGCGGCGTTTCGATGGGCGGGCTCACGGGCGTGGGGCTGGCCGCGCGGCACAGCGCACGCGTTGGCCGCATCGTGCTCTGCAATACGGCGGCGAAGATCGGCTCGCCCGAAGTGTGGGGCCCGCGTGCCCAACGCGCACGCAGCGAAGGCATGGCGGCGCTCGCCGACGCCGTGCTCGCGCGCTGGTTCACGCCCGCGTTTGTCGCGCGCGAGCCGCTCGTGTTCGCGTTCATCCGCGACGTCTTCGTGCATACGGATAACGAAGGCTACGCATCGAACTGCGATGCGCTGAACGCGACGGATTTGCGCGGCGAGACGTCCGCCATCCGCACGCCCGCGCTCGTGATCTCCGGCACGCATGATCTCGCCGCCACGCCCGCGCAAGGACGCGAACTCGCGGCGTCGATTGCGGGCGCGCGCTACGTCGAACTCGACGCCTCGCACATTTCCAACATCGAGCAGGCCGACGCATACACGAAGACCGTGCTCGACTTCCTCACGGAGCAGGCATGA
- a CDS encoding 3-carboxy-cis,cis-muconate cycloisomerase: MPERLEPLERLTSLICGTQAMNDIWSPRATLQRMLDVEAALARACAAHGVIPAQAVAPIVAACQADALDADALARDAALGGNLAIPLVRQLTARVKPADAEAAKYVHWGATSQDIIDTATVLQLRAALDLIDRHLQSACAVLANLARTHRATPAVGRTWLQQALPITLGLKFAQWLDALLRHRDRLAALRERALVLQFGGAAGTLASLRDAASAVSASLAQELQLAQPALPWHTQRDRIAEAASFFGMLIGTLGKIARDISLQMQTEIGELAEPAAAGKGGSSTMPHKRNPVGCAAVLTAATRAPGLVATVLAGMVQEHERALGGWQAEWDALPDLARLAGGALANIEQIASGLEVDTARLAANLDATHGLILGEAVMLALGDRIGRLDAHHLVEQASKAAVQTRRPLFDVLAEDAAVTRHLDVAQLRTLLDPAHYAGEAQAFVDAVLARYAAVAASNE, from the coding sequence ATGCCCGAACGTCTCGAACCTCTCGAACGTCTCACCAGCCTGATCTGCGGCACGCAGGCGATGAACGACATCTGGTCCCCGCGCGCCACGTTGCAGCGCATGCTCGACGTCGAAGCTGCGCTTGCGCGCGCGTGTGCCGCGCACGGCGTGATTCCGGCGCAAGCCGTGGCGCCCATCGTCGCGGCGTGCCAGGCCGATGCACTCGACGCCGACGCGCTCGCCCGCGATGCCGCGCTCGGCGGTAACCTCGCCATTCCGCTCGTGCGCCAGCTCACGGCGCGCGTCAAGCCCGCCGACGCCGAAGCCGCGAAGTACGTCCACTGGGGCGCGACGAGCCAGGACATCATCGATACGGCCACCGTGCTGCAACTGCGCGCCGCGCTCGATCTGATCGACCGCCATCTGCAATCCGCCTGCGCGGTGCTGGCTAACCTTGCGCGCACGCATCGCGCGACGCCCGCTGTCGGGCGCACGTGGCTTCAGCAGGCGCTGCCCATCACGCTCGGCCTCAAGTTCGCGCAATGGCTCGACGCCTTGCTGCGTCATCGCGATCGCCTCGCTGCGCTGCGCGAGCGGGCGCTGGTGCTGCAATTCGGCGGCGCGGCCGGGACGCTGGCGAGCCTGCGCGACGCGGCATCGGCCGTGAGCGCGTCGCTCGCACAGGAGTTGCAACTCGCGCAGCCCGCGTTGCCGTGGCACACGCAGCGCGATCGCATCGCAGAGGCCGCGTCGTTCTTCGGCATGTTGATCGGCACGCTCGGCAAGATCGCGCGCGACATCTCGCTGCAGATGCAGACCGAGATCGGCGAACTCGCCGAGCCGGCCGCGGCCGGCAAGGGCGGGTCGTCCACCATGCCGCACAAGCGCAATCCTGTAGGTTGCGCCGCGGTGCTCACCGCCGCCACGCGCGCGCCTGGGCTCGTGGCCACCGTGCTGGCCGGCATGGTCCAGGAGCACGAGCGAGCGCTGGGCGGATGGCAAGCCGAGTGGGACGCGCTGCCCGATCTCGCGCGGCTTGCGGGCGGCGCGCTCGCGAACATCGAACAGATAGCGTCCGGGCTCGAAGTCGACACCGCGCGCCTCGCCGCGAATCTCGATGCTACGCACGGGCTGATTCTGGGCGAGGCCGTGATGCTCGCGCTGGGCGACCGCATCGGCCGGCTCGATGCGCATCATCTCGTGGAGCAGGCATCGAAGGCTGCCGTGCAGACGCGCCGGCCGCTCTTCGACGTGCTCGCCGAAGACGCCGCCGTTACGCGTCATCTCGACGTCGCGCAGCTGCGCACGCTGCTCGATCCGGCTCATTACGCGGGCGAGGCGCAAGCGTTCGTGGATGCCGTGCTCGCGCGGTATGCCGCCGTCGCCGCGTCGAACGAATAA
- a CDS encoding CoA transferase subunit B yields MKRLTRDEMAKRVARDIPEGAYVNLGIGVPTLVANHLDADKEIFLHSENGLLGMGPAPAPGEEDDELINAGKQHVTLLTGGAFFHHADSFAMMRGGHLDYCVLGAFQVSASGDLANWHTGAPDAIPAVGGAMDLAIGAKQVFVMMEHLTKQGESKIVETCSYPVTGVGCVDRIYTDLAVLDVTPEGLAVREIFSDIGFDELQRLTGVPLIDATQDRRAA; encoded by the coding sequence ATGAAACGACTCACCCGCGATGAAATGGCGAAGCGCGTCGCGCGCGACATCCCCGAAGGCGCCTACGTGAACCTCGGCATCGGCGTGCCCACGCTGGTCGCCAATCATCTGGATGCCGACAAGGAAATCTTCCTGCACAGCGAGAACGGCCTGCTCGGCATGGGCCCCGCGCCCGCACCGGGCGAAGAAGACGACGAACTCATCAACGCCGGCAAGCAGCACGTCACGCTGCTCACGGGCGGCGCGTTCTTCCACCACGCCGATTCGTTCGCGATGATGCGCGGCGGCCATCTCGACTACTGCGTGCTGGGCGCGTTCCAGGTGTCGGCGAGCGGCGACCTCGCGAACTGGCACACCGGCGCGCCCGATGCGATTCCGGCCGTGGGCGGCGCGATGGACCTCGCCATCGGCGCCAAGCAGGTGTTCGTGATGATGGAGCACCTCACGAAGCAGGGCGAAAGCAAGATCGTGGAGACGTGCTCGTATCCCGTCACGGGCGTGGGCTGTGTGGACCGCATCTATACCGATCTCGCCGTGCTCGACGTGACGCCCGAGGGCCTTGCCGTGCGCGAAATTTTCTCGGATATCGGCTTCGACGAGTTGCAGCGTTTGACGGGCGTGCCGCTCATCGACGCCACGCAGGACCGCCGCGCGGCCTGA